From the Manis javanica isolate MJ-LG chromosome 11, MJ_LKY, whole genome shotgun sequence genome, one window contains:
- the TMT1B gene encoding thiol S-methyltransferase TMT1B, producing MDGLVWLLQLLLLLLTLPLHLMALLGCWQPLCRRYFPYLMAVVTTKSNRKMESKKRALFGQIKGLTGASGKVALLELGCGTGANFQFYPAGCRIICLDPNPHFKKFLTKSMAENRHLQYEQFVVAPGEDMKQLADSSMDVVVSTLVLCSVQSPARVLKEVQRVLRPGGVFFFWEHVAEPRGSWAFLWQQVAEPTWKHIGDGCCLTRETWKDLERAQFSELQMERQPPLFKWLPVGPHIMGKAVK from the exons ATGGACGGACTAGTCTGGCTCCTGCAGCTGCTGTTACTTCTGTTGACGCTGCCCTTGCACCTCATGGCTCTGCTGGGCTGCTGGCAGCCCCTGTGCAGACGCTACTTCCCCTACCTGATGGCCGTGGTGACCACCAAGAGCAATCGCAAGATGGAGAGCAAGAAACGGGCTCTCTTTGGCCAGATAAAGGGACTTACGGGAGCCTCTGGGAAGGTGGCCCTGCTAGAGCTGGGCTGTGGTACCGGTGCCAACTTCCAGTTCTACCCAGCTGGCTGTAGGATCATCTGCCTGGACCCGAATCCCCACTTCAAGAAGTTCCTGACAAAGAGCATGGCTGAAAACAGGCACCTCCAATATGAGCAGTTTGTGGTGGCTCCTGGAGAGGACATGAAACAACTGGCTGACAGCTCCATGGATGTGGTGGTCAGCACCCTTGTGTTATGCTCTGTGCAGAGCCCAGCAAGGGTCCTGAAGGAGGTCCAGAGGGTGCTGAGACCG GGAGGAGTGTTCTTTTTCTGGGAGCATGTGGCTGAGCCCCGTGGAAGCTGGGCCTTCCTGTGGCAGCAAGTGGCCGAGCCCACCTGGAAACACATTGGGGACGGCTGCTGCCTCACCAGAGAGACCTGGAAGGATCTCGAGAGGGCCCAGTTCTCTGAACTCCAGATGGAACGACAACCCCCACTCTTCAAGTGGCTACCTGTGGGGCCCCACATCATGGGAAAGGCTGTGAAATAG